The window CGCTGATTCGTGGCGTGTGCTCCTGGTGTTGTGTTGCTGCCAAGGGCTTTTCCTAAGGAAAAGTTAATTAAAGTAATGATTAATAGCAGGGGGATATAGAGTAATTGAATTTGCAGTGAGATAGATGAGTTTTCATGAACTTGCTGTAATGTATAAAAGATTAGACTTGCAATCAGTAAGACCCAAAGTAGCCGAGATAGAGTTTGCGATCGCCTGCGCGAAGCGGTGCTAGAAGATTGACGCAGACCGACACTCTTCAATTCAGCGGCTGGCGTTCTTCCCAAAAACCAATAAATGCCCAGAAAACTCAGCAGGAAAAGACCATAAAAAATTGAGATAAATGTCATTGTTCAAAGAAAGGGCGTGTCAAGGATAAAGTATGAATAATTTGGGGTTTTATTGTCCGAAGTGAAAAGGGTAATTTTTCTTTGGGGTGGTCGTTTAAAAACTCTGTAACCTTGAAAAAGATGAACAATAATTTTAGCTTTCATCCTGCATTAAACGCCACCTAACGGTTTATTTATTAGGCAAAAAACTGCTACGCCTAATAGGCTTTACCTTCGTCCTTCATGGAGTAGGCCAAGGAATCATCGGGTCTTTAGCCAGATGGTTAGACACTCGATAAGCACCATAACGGTTGAGGTGACTGGGGTCAGAAAAGAAATCGGGTTTGGTGAGTAATAACTGACTTAAATCACGGAAAATTAATCCCTTTTTCCTAGCAGAGGAGTGCATATACCGCTGAAATTTCTCCTCATATTCAGTACGTGCTGGATCTAAATAATCTTTGGTGAGGGGGAGGTTGACAAAAACCGTCCCAATATTATTAGCTTGGGTAAATTGCAAAAGTGCTTCTAGAGCTGTGTCTTGCTCTCCACTCAGTTGAAAAGATTGAAAATCCCCATCATAATCCCCTGCTACCCTCGGATGGTTGTTGTAATAAGTGGCAGGATTAAAACGAACAGATAGAGGCAAGAATCCATCTAAATCAACAGCCTCTTCCAATGAAGATAATTTCTCTGAATTCGGGTCAATTGGATTGGAAGAAACATTGGTATGTTTAAGGAAGCCAACAAATTGTTCACGTAATAAAGATTTCAGCTTATCTCGCTGGGGATAAGTCGAGGAAACCTGACCGAGTGACTGATTCAACCAATCACTGATAGATTGATAACTCACCCCTACTGAAGTCCAGGGTTGGGTCGTCTTTTCATTTTGAGAGTTGTTGGGTTGTGCCGTTTTCCCGAAGCGGCGATCGCGATTCGTCCCCATCAATGTGGGAAAGGTTCCGGCTTGGAGACGCTGATAGCCTTCAGAGGTGGCGATCGCTCTATAGGTCGCATCTTCTCGACCACTATTAAATGCCCGTGCCCCATCGGCCCAGATAATCAATTTGGGGAGTTGTTCTGGGGTTAAGAGGCGGCGGATCATTAAATCTACAACCTGAGCTGTAGCGCCGTTAATCGCGAAGTTAAACACTTCTAAATTCGGATGACCTTGAGCGGCTAACGCATCTTGGAGGGCGATCGGATCAACCCCTCGCAGTGCTCTAGAACTGCCGATAATCAGAATGTCAGGAGGCCCACTTTGTAGTAGTCGCTGTTGGTACAGAGCCAGCTTGTCATCTAACAGCCGATTGTTGAAGGAAGGATTGGGCGATCGCGCGGCGGCTAAAATAGCCGCTTTGGCGGCGTTAACTTTTTCGGGCGTGAAGGAAGCATCCGCTTCCGTCTTATTAATAATGACGCTTGTCTTGCCATCTCTGGTAAACCCTGAGGAATTAAAGCCACTCGTCCTGGGAATCTCACCTTTTTGCAAGGAAAGTTGGGGGAGAGAGACGGTAGTGGGTGACTCTCCATCTGTGGGAATAATTGGTGCCTGTGCTGGCTTTTGTAGTTTTTGACCCATGAGCCAATCCGTTTGCAGCGTGAGCAATAATCCCAATAAACCCCACACCACCGCGACTCGAAACCCTTGGAACGAGGCGAAATTTTTAGTATTGGTGCCTTGAGGCACCAGGGTTGTCTCTTGGTCGTCTTCGCTCAAAACAAACAGTTGGGTGGCACACAAGCCCCGTTGCAGAAGACGTACTGCTGATTGTACCGTCTGTTTCAGGCCGTCTTGAACGTCTTCTGGGGTTAAATCAGGACGCAGAATCGGTTCCTCCGTGGGAGCAACCAATTCATTCACATAGGCATCTGAGGCGGCAAACTCTGGGGTAGCTTCTGGAACCAAACGCTGTCGTTGGACGAAATCAACACCATAGTTCCACGAGGGAGAGGTTGAACCCGCACGGCGTCCATAAATCCGCACGCCAGCCATTTCCGGAATCCCTAACTGACGCAGGAAGCGAGCAATGGGGGGAGCAATCTCAGCTTGGGACGGACAAATCGGTGCCTCGCTCATAATGTGTAACAAGTCTTGCTTACGGCGCAGTTTCAGATGAATGCCGCCCGTTGCTAAGCGCCGATCCAGGTCAGGATTGAGTAAGCGTTCGAGTAAGAAAGCCAAGGCTTCTTGATGTCCCTTTTGAGCGAGGGACAAGGCCGATTCTCCTAAGGTGGGGTTGTTGGCGGTGGATAAGTTGAGCCACTCGATCCAGACAGGCTTTTCTTGTTCAGGCGCAAGTTTACGCTCCTGGAATTCGACCCCATAAACCGTCGCGGCTTGGATACCTTGAGGGGTGATTGATTCCAATACTCTTGCGATCGCATTCATCGCTGTACGTTTGTCTGGCGCGGTTGTCGGCTGCCGCTCCAATGGGCTACAGAATAAATGCAGGGTCGCGTCTTTGAGCACCGCCCGCACTTCCATACCCACGTGTAGGATGGCCTGGTTGATGGAGCGAGCGATCGCCTGCACATCACCCCAGCGTGCCCATTCTTTCAGCATAGCTTCGGGAGGGGTCAAATCCACCCGCAGCATCCATTCCGGAGTGGCTTCCCCGCTCACCTGGCTACAAATCGCCGCATCTCGGAAGCCTTTGAGTCCCAAGGAACGTAACTGTTGAACCACCGGTTCTGCCAGTACGGAGGCATCGGGACTGTAGTCAGAGTTACAAATCACCCAAAGACGGCGGTTGGGAACTGAGGCGTCCGCATCGAATGGGAATGTTTCGGAGGATTCCGCCGCAAACTCAGTTGCGATGGAGTGAGAAGAATGGTCTTTATGCGCCGTTGCTTCGGGAAGAGTTTGGATCAGGACTTTAACCCTGACGCCTTGGGAATTCAACGTTTCGCTGAGATAACGCGAAATGGCTTCAGGTGAACCTGAACGAGCCAAACTTTCGTGGGAAACCCTTAACTCTGACTCAGGGGTTCCCGTTTGGGCTGCCGTCTCCCTTGTTTCTTGAGGCGTTGGGCTTCCCTGGGTAATGGACGGCTTGAGCCGAATTTGCTTAATCCAATCCGGGCGATCATGACCGACAATACGCCCATAGAGAATAATTTGGTAAACAGGATTTTCCGGGTCGATCGGAAACGCCTCTCCCGCCTCTCGGCTGCCAAGCGCATTGAGCAAACGATTCACCACCGTCTTTGCATCTAAACTCTGGCGGCTCTCGCAGAGAATGTGCAGGTTATTTCCTCCTAGACGGACTCGGAGGCGCACCCCCGATTGCCCGATTGCACCGTATACCCAATGGGCAAGAGAGGACGAACGAGCTTTTGGGACATGCTGATCGACATCCAACATTACAAACCTGTCACCTGGACTGATAAAGAATCGAATGATTTTTCCTGGAGTAATTGCACACCCGGTTTAAGCATACTTATAGCCTTTTTTGCACTACTTAGCATTACCCTGGGTAATCACCCAGCAGGCCAGCACAATTACTTCATCAAAATACATCTAAATAGCCTTAACACAAAAGTAAGTCCTCAAGGTTGACCAAATTCTGGTCAGGCAGCGCTAGGATATTTGCACGAGGGAACAACGTTAGCTTCCTTACTGGCTTCAGTTCAGGATGGTTATTTTTGGCTTCACTCATGTCCTCTTATACCAACAAACTCCCGAAAATGACAGTGAATAACCTCTCTGGGTCTCGAAAGCCAACAGAATTCTTATTAAGTTTAACCGTTGGCCCCCTGCTGCTTGGCGTTCTCGCGACTGACGCTATTTTCTCATGGCTGCAAACAACCGGTATCAACAGCGAAGAAGTGTTTCGAGGCGAGCGTTTACCCGTTCTACACTTTCCCGAATCAGGCACTCAGGAGTAAGTCAGTAGAGGCGAAGCTAATCATTATAGAACCTAATCGCTAAGGATTTTAACCTCGTGGATGAGTCTCATAACGCTTCTGAAGAGTGTTTGAGTTTCAGAAACGAGGAACCAAATCTTGATAAATTAACAGTTAAATCAAGCAAGTCTCTGGCGAGAGTCAAAGAGATTTCCTGGTATCCTTGTCCCTTTTTGACTAGGAGGCTAGGAAAACCCCTCACGCCATTGAGATATAGGCAAAACGACTTGTAAAGTTTAAACATAAGTCGTTTAGTTACCTGTGAAACGACGCAGGAACGGGCGAACACCCTACAATGGATCATCTTTATCTAGCCGTCAGGAACCCACGCCTTGAGGCGAGGGCTTGTAGGAGTTAATTCTTGCGGCGTTGCGCTCTCCTAACCGCTAGCGTCACGCCTCGGCTGTGCCGAAGGCTAATGAATTAAAGCCATAAGCCCCATACCTGAACGGACTCAGCTTCGGCTTCTTCAGCCTAGGCTACGTTACTAAAACGGGTTAAAATTCTGACCCTGGATGGTGTCGAGCCAGTTCCAAACTCTGAAATCGGAGACGGCATGATGTACGGGGTTAAGTCAGTGTCTGCCGAAAACGACCGCTTAGTAACTTTGTCCTGAGCGTTAGCGGAGATTGAATCGCCCTACCGAGGCGAATTGAATATCGGTAGCCTCTACTCCAGAGTGCGACTGGAGAGTGCAGCAGAATAGCCCCTGTGAGGCGCACGGCTTTGTTCAAAACGGCGAATTCTCGCCACATTTTTGTTTTCGTCCTCCTACCCCCCAAAAAGGGAGTGGGTTTCCGAACTGCCAAGAGGTTTTTATGAGCTCCCTCATTCACTCGTCTGATCAGGAAATTGCTGCCTCTTCTACCTCCGAATTGTTTCTGCGCCATCGTCTCAAAGTTGTAGAAGATTTATGGGGGTCTGTTCTCCTATCCGAATGCGGTCAGGAACTAGTTGATTTACTCAAGCAACTCCGTGACTTGTGTTCGCCAGAGGGACAAGCCACCGACTTACCAGAATCCTCTGTGCCTAAGGTAATCGAAAAGCTTGACCTCAATGCGGCGATCCGGGCGTCACGAGCGTTTGCTCTTTACTTTCAACTCATTAACATTGTCGAGCAGCATTACGAACAACGCGATCAACAGCTTTCACGACGCGCTACTTCCAAGACTTCTACCTCCCATCAAGCTGTGCCGCCTAAGCAAGCCTTCCCGAAAACAAATGGGAATTTGGCAATGGGTTCCAGCAACATGCTGAATTCAGAAACTCACAATGCTGACCCCATGGCGGATTTTCTGGAAAGAAGCTGGCAGGATAACGCCGCCTCCAAACGAGAATCAGGCACGTTTCATTGGCTATTTCCTCACTTACAACAGTTGAATGTGCCACCGCAGCAAATTCAGCGGATGATCGAAAATCTGGATATTCGGTTAGTGTTCACCGCTCATCCCACAGAAATCACCCGTCATACGATCCGAGCCAAGCAGCGACGCATTGCTCGCATCTTAAAACAGCTAGACCAAGCAGAGGAAGCCACTCGCTCTTTAGGGTTAACCTCGTCTTGGGAAATTGAGGGTTATACCGAACAACTCATGGAAGAGATTCGCCTGTGGTGGCGCACCGATGAGTTACACCAATTCAAGCCCAGCGTGTTGGATGAGGTCGATTACACACTCCACTATTTTCAGGAGGTACTGTTTGAGGCGATTCCCCAACTGTATCACCGGATGAAGCAAGCCTTAAACTCGTCTTTCCCTTGGCTTACACCGCCAGTCCACAACTTCTGCAAATTTGGCTCTTGGGTGGGATCAGACCGGGATGGTAACCCTTCTGTAACCCCTCAAGTGACCTGGGAAACAGCCTGTTACCAGCGTGGCTTAGTCCTCGAAAAATATATGCAGTCGGTCGGGACTCTGATTAATTTGTTGAGTCTTTCTTTACACTGGAGTGATGTTTTACCGGAGTTATTAGATTCTCTAGAGCAAGACCGCTCCCAAATGCCAGAGCTTTACGAACAGCTAGCGATTCGCTACCGACAAGAGCCTTACCGACTCAAACTCTCCTATGTGCAGCAACGGTTGGAAAATACCCGCGATCGCAACCGCCGACTGTACAATCTTTACGATGGTAAGCCCCTGCAACAAGACCTGAACGAAACGAACAATTCTGGCGTTTATCGCTCAGGGGCTGAGTTTCTCGCAGAACTGCGGTTGATCGAGCGCAGTTTAGCCGTAACCGGGTTAAGCTGCCAGGAGTTGGAAAATCTGATTTGTCAAGTGGAAATTTATGGCTTTAACTTGGCGCACCTGGATATTCGACAAGAAAGCAGCCGCCACTGTGACACGATCAATGAGATTGCGGAATACCTGCAAATTTTGCCCAAGCCCTACAATGAGCTATCCGAGGCAGAGCGAACCCAATGGCTAACGGCTGAATTAAAAACCCGACGCCCTCTCATTCCTGCGGAAGCGCCTTTTTCCGAGAAAACGAGCGAAACCATTGAGACGTTCCGCATGTTGCGGCAGTTGCAACAGGAGTTTGGTGCCCAAGTCTGCCAAACCTACATCATCAGCATGAGCCACGAGGCCAGCGATTTGTTGGAAGTATTATTACTGGCGAAAGAGGCAGGACTCTACGATCCGGCGACGGGAAAAAGCAGCGTACAGGTTGTGCCCCTGTTTGAAACCGTGGAAGACTTGAAGCGTGCGCCTGGGGTGATGAAATCGCTGTTTGAGTTACCGCTGTATCGCGCCTGCCTAGCTGGAGGCTATGAAGCATTAAACGTTGAACCTTGTTCCGATCACCCGCAACCGACCAACATGCCGTCGCGAGGAGCACTCAGCGAACAACCTTCAACCCTAAGTCCTAACCTGCAAGAGGTGATGCTGGGCTACTCGGACAGTAATAAAGATTCAGGTTTCTTGAGTAGTAACTGGGAAATTCATAAAGCTCAAAAAGCGCTTCAGAAAATTGCCGAGGAGTACGGTATATCCTTACGCATTTTTCACGGACGTGGGGGGTCTGTCGGGCGTGGAGGTGGCCCAGCTTATGAAGCTATCCTCGCGCAACCTGGTCACAGTATCAATGGACGAATTAAGATTACAGAGCAAGGGGAGGTATTAGCCTCTAAGTACTCTCTTCCCGAATTGGCTCTTTATCACTTGGAAACGGTGACAACAGCGGTGATTCAAGCCAGCTTGCTGCGAACCGGCTTTGATGATATTGAGCCTTGGACTCAAATCATGGAAGAGTTAGCGACGCGATCGCGCGCTCATTACCGCGACCTGATTTATGAGCAACCCGACCTCCTGGATTTCTTTCACCAAGTCACCCCCATCCAAGAAATTAGCCAATTGCAAATTAGCTCTCGTCCTTCGCGTCGGGGGGGTAAGAAAGATTTCTCCAGTCTCCGGGCGATCCCTTGGGTGTTTAGCTGGACTCAAACCCGCTTTTTACTTCCGAGTTGGTATGGTGTCGGTACGGCCCTGAAAGCTTTTCTGGATGAAGACCCAGAGGAGAATTTAAAGCTACTACGTTATTTCTACTTCAAATGGCCCTTCTTCAAAATGGTTGTGTCCAAAGTCGAGATGACGTTGGCTAAGGTCGATTTACAAATTGCTCATCACTATGTGCGCGAATTGTCAAGTCCCGAAAATTTGGAACGCTTTGAGCGATTGTTTGATCAGATTGCCAGCGAATTCAACCTGACTCGTGACTTAATCCTCTCGATCGCAGGACACAAACGACTTCTCGATGGCGATCCAGAGTTGCAACGCTCGGTGCAGTTGCGTAACGGCACAATTGTTCCCCTGGGTTTCTTACAGGTATCCTTGCTAAAACGTCTACGCCAACACAGCAACCAGACGGCATCGGGAACCATCATCCACTCCCGGTACAGTAAAGGTGAGCTCCTGCGTGGGGCTTTGTTAACCATCAACGGTATTGCGGCTGGGATGCGAAATACAGGTTGAGCTGGCGCAGGCGAGTTGGCGAGTTGTTGGTAATTAGAGTTAGTCGTTAGTTATGAGTCGGACTGTTACTCAGCGGTTGTCCATTAAACTGGCATGACTCGGACGGACAGGATGCCCATCTACAGGAAATCTCGGCTCTTAAAACCGACTTTCTAGGAAGATTGTTAGCTTCGTCATTCCCACTAACGACTCACCCCTAACTCATGACCTACTGAAGTCTAATTTTGGATAATCTCTACTGGCTCGATCACATTCAATCCTCGGAATTCTCTCTTGTGGGAAAGAAAGCTTTCCACTTAAGCCAGCTTTTGCAGCGTGGCTACCCGGTGATACCAGGCTTTGTGATTCCCACAAGTGTGTTTTGGGACTTGATTCAACTGTTGGGTGAATCGGAACCTCTACTCGCTGACTTGCCCCATTCATCGTTTCATGTAGATGTAGACAATCCACGCCAGTTGCAGCAAGTCGCTCAACATATACGTCAAGCGATCGCCAATGTGGCTTTGCCACCCGCTTGGACTCAATCATTCTTAAGGGCAACTCAAAATCTAAGCGCATCGGTCGCAATTTTGCACCCTTCT of the Allocoleopsis franciscana PCC 7113 genome contains:
- a CDS encoding DUF1574 family protein gives rise to the protein MLDVDQHVPKARSSSLAHWVYGAIGQSGVRLRVRLGGNNLHILCESRQSLDAKTVVNRLLNALGSREAGEAFPIDPENPVYQIILYGRIVGHDRPDWIKQIRLKPSITQGSPTPQETRETAAQTGTPESELRVSHESLARSGSPEAISRYLSETLNSQGVRVKVLIQTLPEATAHKDHSSHSIATEFAAESSETFPFDADASVPNRRLWVICNSDYSPDASVLAEPVVQQLRSLGLKGFRDAAICSQVSGEATPEWMLRVDLTPPEAMLKEWARWGDVQAIARSINQAILHVGMEVRAVLKDATLHLFCSPLERQPTTAPDKRTAMNAIARVLESITPQGIQAATVYGVEFQERKLAPEQEKPVWIEWLNLSTANNPTLGESALSLAQKGHQEALAFLLERLLNPDLDRRLATGGIHLKLRRKQDLLHIMSEAPICPSQAEIAPPIARFLRQLGIPEMAGVRIYGRRAGSTSPSWNYGVDFVQRQRLVPEATPEFAASDAYVNELVAPTEEPILRPDLTPEDVQDGLKQTVQSAVRLLQRGLCATQLFVLSEDDQETTLVPQGTNTKNFASFQGFRVAVVWGLLGLLLTLQTDWLMGQKLQKPAQAPIIPTDGESPTTVSLPQLSLQKGEIPRTSGFNSSGFTRDGKTSVIINKTEADASFTPEKVNAAKAAILAAARSPNPSFNNRLLDDKLALYQQRLLQSGPPDILIIGSSRALRGVDPIALQDALAAQGHPNLEVFNFAINGATAQVVDLMIRRLLTPEQLPKLIIWADGARAFNSGREDATYRAIATSEGYQRLQAGTFPTLMGTNRDRRFGKTAQPNNSQNEKTTQPWTSVGVSYQSISDWLNQSLGQVSSTYPQRDKLKSLLREQFVGFLKHTNVSSNPIDPNSEKLSSLEEAVDLDGFLPLSVRFNPATYYNNHPRVAGDYDGDFQSFQLSGEQDTALEALLQFTQANNIGTVFVNLPLTKDYLDPARTEYEEKFQRYMHSSARKKGLIFRDLSQLLLTKPDFFSDPSHLNRYGAYRVSNHLAKDPMIPWPTP
- a CDS encoding phosphoenolpyruvate carboxylase; the protein is MSSLIHSSDQEIAASSTSELFLRHRLKVVEDLWGSVLLSECGQELVDLLKQLRDLCSPEGQATDLPESSVPKVIEKLDLNAAIRASRAFALYFQLINIVEQHYEQRDQQLSRRATSKTSTSHQAVPPKQAFPKTNGNLAMGSSNMLNSETHNADPMADFLERSWQDNAASKRESGTFHWLFPHLQQLNVPPQQIQRMIENLDIRLVFTAHPTEITRHTIRAKQRRIARILKQLDQAEEATRSLGLTSSWEIEGYTEQLMEEIRLWWRTDELHQFKPSVLDEVDYTLHYFQEVLFEAIPQLYHRMKQALNSSFPWLTPPVHNFCKFGSWVGSDRDGNPSVTPQVTWETACYQRGLVLEKYMQSVGTLINLLSLSLHWSDVLPELLDSLEQDRSQMPELYEQLAIRYRQEPYRLKLSYVQQRLENTRDRNRRLYNLYDGKPLQQDLNETNNSGVYRSGAEFLAELRLIERSLAVTGLSCQELENLICQVEIYGFNLAHLDIRQESSRHCDTINEIAEYLQILPKPYNELSEAERTQWLTAELKTRRPLIPAEAPFSEKTSETIETFRMLRQLQQEFGAQVCQTYIISMSHEASDLLEVLLLAKEAGLYDPATGKSSVQVVPLFETVEDLKRAPGVMKSLFELPLYRACLAGGYEALNVEPCSDHPQPTNMPSRGALSEQPSTLSPNLQEVMLGYSDSNKDSGFLSSNWEIHKAQKALQKIAEEYGISLRIFHGRGGSVGRGGGPAYEAILAQPGHSINGRIKITEQGEVLASKYSLPELALYHLETVTTAVIQASLLRTGFDDIEPWTQIMEELATRSRAHYRDLIYEQPDLLDFFHQVTPIQEISQLQISSRPSRRGGKKDFSSLRAIPWVFSWTQTRFLLPSWYGVGTALKAFLDEDPEENLKLLRYFYFKWPFFKMVVSKVEMTLAKVDLQIAHHYVRELSSPENLERFERLFDQIASEFNLTRDLILSIAGHKRLLDGDPELQRSVQLRNGTIVPLGFLQVSLLKRLRQHSNQTASGTIIHSRYSKGELLRGALLTINGIAAGMRNTG